The following proteins are co-located in the Burkholderiales bacterium genome:
- a CDS encoding DUF3280 domain-containing protein — protein MTFIGRRATGAIAGLILVAAQFGAPLAAAAADLKRIAVLDFGLIEDIPEPAKYEEQQKRLMLITDQLRTELEKKELYDVIDNAPAEAMIKNMKASENLYACNGCELDIARKLGAERVLTAWVQKVSNLILNLNIEVKDVSTGEVTLKKSVDIRGNTDQSWQRGISYMVRDMVEKKQGGR, from the coding sequence ATGACATTCATCGGGCGCCGGGCGACTGGCGCGATTGCAGGGTTGATCCTCGTTGCGGCTCAGTTCGGAGCGCCGCTTGCGGCCGCTGCTGCGGATTTGAAGCGCATCGCCGTGCTCGATTTCGGGCTGATCGAAGACATCCCTGAACCAGCCAAATACGAGGAGCAGCAAAAGCGGCTTATGCTGATCACTGACCAGTTGCGGACGGAGCTGGAAAAAAAAGAGTTGTACGACGTGATTGATAACGCGCCTGCGGAGGCGATGATCAAGAATATGAAAGCGAGCGAGAACCTGTATGCCTGCAACGGTTGTGAGCTCGATATCGCCAGGAAACTCGGTGCTGAGCGCGTGCTGACAGCCTGGGTGCAGAAGGTCAGCAACCTGATCCTGAATCTGAACATCGAGGTCAAGGACGTTTCGACCGGGGAGGTAACGCTGAAGAAATCGGTCGATATTCGCGGCAATACCGATCAATCCTGGCAGCGCGGCATCAGCTACATGGTTCGCGACATGGTTGAGAAGAAGCAGGGCGGTCGTTAG
- a CDS encoding sigma-54-dependent Fis family transcriptional regulator yields the protein MSELTGNHARYVQSLLDGGVKPGGAVADNSIMRSWWRCHSEHHLDPANRDDPIIVGRDELAGCQAGLADLMPTAKIEMANLYQQLAGSGYAIMLSNADGVLLNYFGDPSFTHAAAKTGLMPGAIWTEQHQGTNGIGTCICERQPLVIHHKEHYLARNIGLTCSAAPIFDHDGKLIAVLDASGESLLAQQHTLVLVNMSAQMIENRAFLGRFSRDHTLRFHSRPEFVGTLGEGAIALTAAGHVLAANRSALFQLGYRTPAEIRGREISELFNTPLSLLLDRSSRNSFQPVPIFEARRGGRFFAVARHPETPHGAIRATLRPPPQLPRNADFAADGARTPLDNLHLGDAAMAENVRRARLILDRDVAILLYGETGTGKELFAKALHASGDRADKAFVAINCASIPETLIESELFGYKAGAFTGAARDGRRGKIFQANGGTLFLDEIGDMPVPLQARLLRVLEEREILPLGGELAVKVDIKLISATHCNLLEKIACGDFREDLYYRLQGLSLLLPPLRRRADRRALILQMLADEHAGTAAVEPPLSIDSDALNLLEHYRWPGNMRQLRNVLRTMVALREDSTIRVRDLPDIIRAGQAPNHADCPLDKPPLNPLESAEREALLRELEGQHWNITNVARQLKISRNTLYRKMQRLNVKDPNKLH from the coding sequence ATGTCTGAACTAACGGGCAATCACGCCAGATACGTGCAGTCCTTGCTGGACGGCGGCGTCAAGCCGGGCGGCGCCGTGGCCGATAATTCGATCATGCGCTCGTGGTGGCGCTGCCATAGCGAGCACCATCTCGATCCGGCCAATCGCGACGATCCGATCATCGTCGGGCGCGACGAATTGGCCGGTTGCCAGGCCGGCCTCGCCGATCTGATGCCGACCGCGAAAATCGAAATGGCTAATCTTTATCAGCAACTGGCCGGCTCGGGTTACGCAATCATGCTGTCCAATGCCGATGGCGTGCTGCTCAATTACTTTGGCGATCCGAGTTTCACCCACGCCGCTGCAAAAACCGGGCTGATGCCGGGCGCGATCTGGACCGAACAGCATCAGGGCACCAACGGCATCGGCACTTGCATTTGCGAACGTCAGCCGCTGGTTATTCATCACAAGGAACACTATCTCGCGCGCAATATCGGGTTGACTTGTTCGGCCGCGCCGATTTTCGACCATGACGGCAAGCTCATCGCTGTGCTCGACGCCTCCGGCGAATCGCTGCTTGCTCAGCAGCACACGCTGGTGCTGGTCAACATGTCCGCGCAAATGATCGAAAACCGCGCGTTCCTGGGCCGCTTCAGCCGCGATCACACTCTGCGCTTCCACAGCCGCCCCGAATTCGTCGGCACCTTGGGCGAAGGCGCGATCGCGCTGACCGCCGCCGGTCATGTGCTGGCGGCAAACCGCAGCGCGTTGTTCCAGCTCGGCTATCGCACGCCGGCTGAAATCCGCGGACGCGAAATTAGCGAGTTGTTCAACACGCCGCTGTCGTTGCTGCTGGACCGCAGCAGCCGCAATTCCTTCCAGCCAGTGCCGATTTTCGAAGCGCGTCGCGGTGGACGATTCTTTGCGGTGGCGCGCCATCCGGAAACGCCTCATGGCGCGATCCGGGCAACGCTGCGCCCGCCGCCGCAACTGCCACGAAATGCGGATTTTGCTGCCGATGGCGCGCGTACACCGCTCGACAATCTTCACCTGGGCGATGCGGCGATGGCCGAAAACGTGCGCCGCGCCAGGCTGATTCTTGATCGCGACGTGGCGATCCTGTTGTACGGTGAAACCGGCACCGGCAAGGAGTTGTTCGCGAAAGCGCTGCACGCATCCGGCGATCGCGCCGACAAAGCGTTTGTCGCAATCAACTGCGCATCGATCCCGGAAACCCTGATCGAATCCGAGCTGTTCGGCTACAAGGCCGGCGCGTTCACCGGCGCCGCGCGCGACGGCCGTCGCGGCAAGATTTTCCAGGCCAATGGCGGCACTTTATTTCTCGACGAAATCGGCGACATGCCCGTGCCTTTGCAGGCACGCCTGTTGCGCGTGCTCGAAGAGCGCGAGATCCTGCCGCTTGGCGGCGAGCTTGCGGTCAAGGTCGATATCAAGCTGATCAGCGCGACGCATTGCAATCTGCTCGAGAAAATCGCGTGCGGCGATTTCCGCGAAGATCTTTACTATCGTCTGCAAGGCTTGAGCCTGCTGCTGCCGCCGCTGCGGCGCCGCGCCGACCGGCGCGCGTTGATCCTGCAAATGCTGGCAGACGAACACGCCGGCACCGCCGCGGTCGAGCCGCCGCTATCGATAGACAGCGATGCGCTGAACCTGCTTGAACACTATCGCTGGCCTGGCAATATGCGCCAGTTGCGCAACGTGCTGCGCACCATGGTCGCTTTGCGCGAGGACAGCACGATCAGGGTCCGCGATCTGCCCGATATCATCCGCGCCGGGCAAGCGCCGAACCACGCCGACTGCCCGCTCGACAAGCCGCCGCTGAATCCGCTGGAAAGCGCGGAGCGTGAAGCTTTGCTCCGCGAACTGGAAGGCCAGCACTGGAACATCACGAATGTCGCCCGCCAGTTGAAAATCAGCCGCAATACGCTTTACCGGAAAATGCAACGGCTGAATGTGAAGGACCCCAACAAGCTGCATTGA